In Arthrobacter sp. SLBN-112, a genomic segment contains:
- a CDS encoding amino acid permease — protein sequence MHADQQLSKSLKPRHLSMIAIAGVIGAGLFVGSGAAIQQAGPGILVAYAAAGLVVILVMRMLGEMAAANPETGSFSTYADKAMGRWAGFSIGWLYAWFWIIVLGIEATAGAAIMHRWVPGIDQWVWALALMVLLTLTNLGSVKSYGEFEFWFASIKVAAIVLFLVFGAAAILGLIPGVPAPGLSNLVNNGGFMPNGPGAVLAGILVVVFSFFGAEIATIAAGESENPVDAVKKAVKSTVWRILVFYIGSIAVVVTLLPWNSASVAKSPYVAVIELFGIPGAGTIMDVVVLTSVLSCLNSGLYTASRMLFSLSTRGDAPRSWMRISRRGVPAAAVLASTVVGFVTVGLNYIAPDTVFLFLVNTSGAIALFVWLVISVSQLILRRRMGAAAQGLQLKMWLFPYLTWAAIVSIVALLIGMVIVESTRESLLLSIALALVVVAVGVLRYRRKDAATATEPAVASEAAAAPVE from the coding sequence ATGCATGCTGACCAGCAACTCTCAAAGTCCCTGAAACCCAGGCACCTGTCCATGATCGCCATTGCCGGCGTGATCGGTGCAGGGCTCTTCGTCGGCTCGGGGGCTGCGATCCAGCAGGCCGGCCCGGGTATCCTCGTCGCATACGCAGCCGCTGGCCTGGTGGTCATCCTGGTGATGCGCATGCTGGGGGAGATGGCCGCCGCGAACCCGGAGACGGGTTCCTTCTCCACCTATGCGGACAAGGCAATGGGCCGCTGGGCCGGGTTTAGCATCGGCTGGCTCTACGCCTGGTTCTGGATCATCGTCCTGGGTATCGAGGCCACCGCAGGTGCGGCCATCATGCACCGGTGGGTGCCAGGCATCGACCAGTGGGTCTGGGCCCTTGCCCTCATGGTGTTGCTGACCCTGACCAACCTCGGCTCGGTGAAGTCCTACGGCGAGTTCGAGTTTTGGTTCGCGTCCATCAAAGTGGCCGCCATCGTCCTGTTCCTGGTCTTCGGCGCCGCCGCCATCCTGGGACTCATCCCCGGCGTTCCGGCTCCCGGCCTGAGCAACCTGGTCAACAACGGAGGATTCATGCCGAACGGGCCGGGCGCAGTCCTGGCCGGCATCCTCGTGGTGGTCTTCTCCTTCTTCGGCGCCGAGATCGCTACCATTGCCGCCGGCGAATCCGAAAACCCCGTGGACGCCGTGAAGAAGGCTGTGAAGTCCACCGTGTGGCGCATCCTGGTGTTCTACATCGGTTCAATCGCCGTGGTGGTCACCCTGTTGCCCTGGAACTCGGCCTCCGTCGCCAAGAGCCCCTACGTTGCTGTCATCGAACTCTTCGGCATCCCCGGCGCCGGAACCATCATGGACGTCGTGGTCCTGACCTCCGTCCTGTCCTGCCTCAACTCCGGGCTCTACACCGCAAGTCGTATGCTGTTTTCGCTCTCCACCCGCGGTGACGCCCCGCGCTCGTGGATGCGGATCTCCCGGCGCGGTGTTCCCGCCGCGGCCGTGCTCGCCTCCACGGTGGTCGGCTTCGTCACGGTGGGCCTGAACTACATCGCCCCGGACACGGTGTTCCTCTTCCTGGTCAACACCTCCGGTGCCATCGCCCTGTTCGTCTGGCTTGTCATCTCCGTGTCCCAGCTGATCCTCCGCCGCCGGATGGGCGCCGCAGCCCAGGGCCTGCAGCTGAAGATGTGGCTGTTCCCGTACCTCACCTGGGCAGCCATCGTCAGCATCGTGGCCCTGCTCATCGGCATGGTGATCGTGGAATCAACCCGCGAATCACTGCTGCTCTCCATCGCATTGGCCCTGGTGGTGGTTGCCGTGGGCGTGCTGCGCTACCGGCGCAAGGACGCGGCAACGGCAACGGAACCGGCCGTGGCATCCGAGGCTGCCGCGGCACCCGTGGAGTAG
- a CDS encoding ABC transporter permease — MSAMTTESTASPEPASSSAGHSRGGHGKSLPGPTFLRVLNSEVIKFRSLLSTLILLAATAVVMVGFGALSAWGTGQFASAASRDPQAAVRAASQGGDLAISVPTSGIAFAQLILGSLGVLLMSSEFTTGMARSTFAAVPKRLPAFTAKLVVVMVVSFAVTAISTWAAGLVAVPILDNYGLKLDLGSSESVKLLLVNSIYVAAVAAIGMALGTLLRNSAGGIMSLVGIFFVAPIAFQLIPGDFFKEARKYLPGNTVEPLTAAQHVPDTLETWQAALVLGAWVVIPILIAAVLLKRRDV; from the coding sequence ATGAGCGCCATGACCACAGAATCCACGGCTTCGCCCGAACCGGCATCGTCCTCCGCAGGCCACAGCCGCGGCGGCCACGGGAAATCCCTGCCCGGTCCCACGTTCCTCCGGGTGCTCAACTCGGAGGTCATCAAGTTCCGGAGCCTGCTCTCGACGCTGATCCTGCTCGCGGCCACCGCGGTTGTGATGGTGGGCTTCGGTGCGCTGTCCGCCTGGGGCACCGGCCAGTTTGCCAGCGCGGCCTCGCGGGATCCGCAGGCGGCTGTCCGGGCGGCTTCCCAAGGCGGGGACCTCGCCATCAGCGTGCCCACTTCGGGCATCGCCTTCGCCCAGCTGATCCTCGGCTCCCTGGGCGTGCTCTTGATGAGCTCGGAATTCACCACCGGCATGGCGCGGTCCACGTTCGCGGCGGTGCCTAAGAGGCTGCCCGCGTTCACGGCCAAACTGGTGGTGGTCATGGTGGTGTCCTTCGCGGTTACGGCCATCTCCACCTGGGCGGCGGGACTGGTGGCGGTTCCCATTCTGGACAACTACGGACTCAAGCTGGACCTGGGCAGCTCCGAATCCGTGAAACTGCTCCTGGTCAACAGCATCTACGTGGCGGCCGTAGCCGCGATCGGCATGGCCCTGGGCACGCTGCTTCGGAACTCCGCCGGCGGCATCATGAGCCTGGTGGGCATCTTCTTCGTGGCACCGATCGCTTTCCAGCTCATTCCCGGCGACTTCTTCAAGGAAGCCAGGAAGTACCTGCCCGGCAACACGGTTGAGCCGTTGACGGCGGCCCAGCACGTGCCGGACACCCTCGAAACATGGCAGGCGGCCTTGGTTCTGGGCGCCTGGGTGGTGATCCCCATCCTGATCGCCGCCGTCCTGCTGAAGCGCCGGGACGTGTAG
- a CDS encoding WecB/TagA/CpsF family glycosyltransferase, with protein sequence MTSALGRLPRRIHKLGMAGLVAPRGTAALEGPRKRAVTLGGVRVDLMSRENALAAIRERAAGNAEVPLGVLSANLDHVNHFGTGSRWEGTLGVPSLEWLALLDGAPLVSKAEELTGQRWPRLAGSDLIGQILDDAAAQGRSVGFLGGSPEAQQLVAARLEAERPNLRVAGWWAPARPMLTDTAAVAELCADIRAAGVDILVVCLGKPRQELWIREYGELTGAKVLLAFGAVIDFLAGHIRRAPVQVSNMGLEWAWRLAMEPRRLAKRYVVEGPEAYLKLRRHSLDGAPQATSGDVPEADSGSLLGTRAAADGFTSTDEHADVAALVVTYNNGADVCGLLESLRLQTREQSIKVLVADNSPNPETLSCLQEFPGVAAFATGGNLGYAGGINAACSKAGSADAYLVLNPDLRLCPGAVLALRKSMESTGAGVVVPLLRDDDGSVYPSLRREPSISRALGDALLGSRFRGRPGWLTEMDFDAESYAHPHKVDWATGAALLIRSDIAEQVGGWDESYFLYSEETDYLHRVRELKAAVWFEPLAAMVHSRGASGSSPSLDALMGANRIRYVRKFHHGSYASTFRAAVVLSALLRAPLPAHRGILGLIARESRWADLPHAVAYPGRPEQEGDFPSGTVIIPAHNEASVLGRTLEALKGPLAGGNVDVVVACNGCTDGTEAVAGAVPGVRVVTVEEASKTAALNAGDQAAGRWPRLYVDADIEVPAAALRATLEALSDDDGPLCARPAFAYDTAGASWAVRAYYRARNRLPQASASMWGAGVYGLSRKGHERLGEFPPVTADDCYIDRLFDASEKATIACPPVTVHTPRTGRALLSTLKRVYRGNSELRDVPGAHAGRTLGQLGHSIKGPGSAMDAAVYAVFALAGRAARRRKSPAWERDDSSRNYELQSWGVGSG encoded by the coding sequence ATGACATCTGCACTTGGACGCCTGCCCCGCCGCATCCACAAACTGGGGATGGCCGGGTTGGTGGCACCGCGGGGAACAGCAGCCCTAGAGGGTCCCCGGAAACGGGCCGTCACGCTCGGCGGCGTCAGGGTGGACCTGATGAGCCGTGAAAACGCCCTCGCAGCCATTAGGGAACGCGCCGCAGGCAACGCCGAAGTCCCCTTGGGAGTGCTGTCGGCGAACCTGGACCACGTTAACCACTTCGGGACGGGCAGCCGCTGGGAAGGAACGCTGGGAGTACCGTCGCTGGAGTGGCTGGCCCTCCTGGATGGGGCCCCGCTGGTGTCCAAGGCGGAGGAACTCACAGGCCAACGGTGGCCGCGCCTTGCGGGGAGTGACCTGATCGGGCAAATACTCGATGACGCCGCGGCACAGGGGCGGTCCGTCGGTTTCCTGGGCGGCAGTCCGGAAGCGCAGCAGTTGGTTGCCGCCCGGCTTGAAGCAGAGCGCCCCAATTTGCGCGTGGCCGGGTGGTGGGCGCCCGCCCGCCCGATGCTCACTGATACCGCCGCCGTCGCGGAATTGTGTGCGGACATCCGGGCCGCGGGGGTGGACATCCTGGTGGTGTGCCTGGGTAAACCACGGCAGGAACTCTGGATCCGCGAGTACGGGGAGCTGACCGGGGCCAAGGTCCTCCTTGCGTTCGGGGCAGTCATCGATTTCCTGGCCGGCCACATCCGGCGCGCTCCGGTCCAGGTCAGCAACATGGGCCTGGAATGGGCCTGGCGGCTGGCCATGGAACCCAGGCGGCTTGCCAAACGGTACGTCGTGGAGGGGCCGGAGGCCTACCTGAAGCTTCGCCGGCACAGTTTAGATGGTGCGCCGCAGGCGACTTCGGGCGATGTCCCTGAAGCCGATTCCGGTTCCCTTCTCGGGACCCGCGCCGCAGCAGACGGCTTCACCTCCACCGACGAACACGCCGACGTTGCCGCGCTGGTGGTGACCTACAACAATGGTGCGGACGTGTGCGGGCTGCTGGAGAGCCTCCGGCTCCAGACCCGGGAGCAGTCCATCAAAGTGCTGGTTGCGGACAACTCGCCGAACCCGGAGACGCTTTCCTGCCTGCAGGAGTTTCCGGGCGTGGCCGCCTTCGCCACCGGGGGAAACCTCGGGTACGCGGGCGGCATCAATGCGGCCTGTTCGAAAGCGGGAAGTGCGGATGCCTACCTGGTCCTCAACCCGGACCTCAGGCTCTGCCCGGGAGCGGTCCTGGCTCTGCGGAAGTCCATGGAGAGCACCGGCGCGGGAGTGGTGGTGCCCTTGTTGCGTGACGATGATGGAAGCGTCTACCCCTCGCTGCGCCGGGAGCCGAGCATCTCGCGCGCGCTGGGCGACGCCCTGCTGGGAAGCAGGTTCCGAGGACGTCCGGGGTGGCTGACGGAGATGGACTTCGACGCGGAAAGCTACGCCCACCCGCACAAAGTGGACTGGGCCACCGGGGCTGCGCTGCTGATCCGCTCCGACATCGCGGAGCAGGTTGGCGGTTGGGACGAGTCCTACTTCCTGTACTCGGAAGAGACGGACTACCTGCACCGCGTCCGGGAGCTCAAGGCCGCCGTCTGGTTCGAGCCCCTTGCAGCCATGGTCCACTCCCGTGGCGCGTCCGGGAGCTCGCCGTCCCTCGATGCGCTCATGGGGGCGAACCGGATCCGCTATGTCCGCAAATTCCATCATGGCAGCTACGCAAGCACCTTCCGTGCCGCCGTCGTACTTTCTGCCCTGCTGCGCGCACCGCTGCCGGCCCACCGGGGAATCCTGGGACTGATCGCGAGGGAGTCCCGGTGGGCCGACCTGCCCCACGCCGTTGCCTATCCGGGCCGCCCGGAGCAGGAAGGGGATTTTCCCTCCGGCACGGTCATCATTCCGGCCCACAATGAAGCCTCGGTCCTCGGACGGACGCTGGAAGCACTCAAGGGGCCCCTCGCCGGCGGGAACGTGGACGTAGTGGTTGCCTGTAACGGATGCACCGACGGGACAGAGGCCGTGGCCGGTGCCGTTCCAGGCGTCCGGGTGGTCACCGTGGAAGAGGCGTCCAAGACCGCTGCCCTCAACGCCGGCGACCAAGCCGCCGGCCGGTGGCCGAGGCTGTACGTGGACGCCGACATCGAGGTACCGGCGGCAGCGCTGCGTGCCACATTGGAGGCACTTTCCGACGACGACGGGCCCTTGTGCGCCCGGCCCGCCTTCGCCTACGACACGGCGGGCGCCTCCTGGGCGGTCCGCGCCTACTACCGGGCACGAAACCGGCTTCCGCAGGCATCGGCGTCGATGTGGGGTGCAGGCGTCTACGGCCTGAGCCGCAAGGGCCATGAACGGCTGGGTGAATTCCCGCCCGTCACGGCCGACGACTGCTACATCGACCGGCTGTTCGATGCCTCCGAAAAAGCAACGATCGCCTGTCCGCCGGTGACTGTCCATACACCGCGGACCGGGAGGGCACTGCTCTCCACCCTCAAGCGCGTGTATCGGGGGAATTCCGAACTCCGCGATGTTCCGGGTGCCCATGCGGGCAGGACGCTGGGGCAACTGGGGCATTCAATCAAGGGCCCCGGCTCCGCGATGGATGCCGCAGTGTATGCCGTCTTCGCCCTTGCGGGCCGTGCGGCCCGACGCCGAAAAAGCCCCGCCTGGGAGCGGGACGACAGCAGCCGCAATTATGAATTGCAGTCGTGGGGAGTGGGCTCGGGTTGA
- a CDS encoding DUF4082 domain-containing protein — translation MSVNLGESISFKIKTTASAYHIDILRFGYYQGNGARKIAASIPLTAKLPQTQPACLTQSGTGLVDCGNWGVSASWTVPASAVSGVYFAHLVRNDTGGDSMIPFVVRNDASKSGIVVQTSDTTWQAYNTYGGNSLYQCTVACPTGNPQAYKSAFKVSYNRPFLSTGDQGHSWLMDTEYPMIRFLEANGYDVSYMSGLDTATRGTLLLNHKMFMSSGHDEYWSGTQRTNVEAARNAGVNLAFFSGNEAFWRTRWEASIDGSQTSGRTLVSYKDTHYNTPVDPVEWTGTWRDPRFGTSTGGGNPENSLTGQFFLVNSGSADIKVPAQYAGMRLWRNTAAAKLTGTQSLTLGSGLDTLGYEWDIDADNGFRPAGAFKLSATTVSVPEAFTDYGSSTAASSQTHNLIMYRAPSGALVFGAGTVQWAYGLDNFTIPTSTPDKNMQQATVNLFADMGVQPTTLMTGLVAASKSTDTTSPVSTITSGLNGQTLADGSGVTISGTASDAGGVVAGVEVSTDGGTTWHPATGTTNWSYTWTVHGSPAVAVKTRATDDSGNIEVPGSGASVNVSCPCSIFGSSMIPDTPDSGDGGSVEVGMKFTAQTAGTVTGVSFYKSSLNKGTHVGSLWTSGGTRLASATFTGETATGWQTVNFATPVAITANTTYVVSYFAPQGHYAQAAGFMYPNPSPMPAGHSSLDSGVLHGLRNTPSSGNGVYTYGASSVFPQSSYNAENYWVDVKFVPSASVPPAVSSTDPANAATNVAITKAPSATFNQAVTAGSITFTLKNPDNTAVAGSAAYSSGTVTFTPSAALAYNTTYTATVSGATNAAGQTMASPYSWTFTTGAPPPAPAVSSTSPANQATGVPISATPAATFNQAVVPTSVVFSVLDPSRNTVPGTTNYNSATNTSTFVPGSPLAYNTTYTATVSGATNSSGQAMASPYTWTFTTATAPVPPAVTSTLPADKATAIGVNTAPSATFNQVVTASSITFTLQAGTTNVTGTSSYSGNTVTFTPGSALSYNTTYTATVSGATNAAGQAMTAPYSWTFTTVAQPTANCPCSVFASNALPGTIDQPDGSSVELGMKFRSDIAGNVTGVRFYKSSQNTGTHTGKLWTSGGQLLASVTFTGESGSGWQQANFSTPVAIQANTTYIVSYYAPNGHYSADGAFFTKSVDNYPLHGLASGVDGLNGVYRYGTSAFPSSSYNNANYWVDVVLNGSSSVSVPTVSSTSPAAGATNVATTTTVKATYDRAVDPSTVVFNVKDAANTNVPGTLSYDTLTNTSVFTPAAALAYSTTFTATVSGATGSNGQAMASPYTWSFTTAPQPTAGCPCSVFAPTAVPSTVTAQDNSSVELGMKFTSDTNATVTAVRFYKGPQNTGTHVGKLWTSGGQLLGSVTFTNEGASGWQRATFATPIPISANTVYVVSYLAPNGYYSADGAFFAGKSADSGILHGLADGTSGPNGVYAYGAGGFPGNTWNATNYWVDVEVTTP, via the coding sequence ATGAGCGTCAACCTTGGCGAATCCATCAGCTTCAAGATCAAGACCACCGCCAGCGCCTATCACATCGACATTCTTCGGTTTGGCTATTACCAGGGAAACGGGGCCCGGAAGATCGCCGCCAGCATTCCCCTGACGGCAAAGCTGCCCCAGACCCAGCCCGCTTGCCTGACCCAGTCCGGAACGGGCCTGGTTGACTGTGGAAACTGGGGAGTGTCGGCGTCCTGGACAGTCCCGGCGTCCGCTGTCTCGGGCGTCTACTTCGCCCACCTGGTCCGGAACGATACGGGCGGGGACAGCATGATTCCCTTCGTGGTGCGCAATGACGCGAGCAAGAGCGGCATCGTGGTGCAGACGTCCGACACAACGTGGCAGGCCTACAACACCTACGGCGGCAACAGCCTCTACCAATGCACGGTGGCGTGCCCCACCGGCAATCCGCAGGCCTACAAGTCAGCGTTCAAGGTGTCCTACAACCGGCCGTTCCTTTCCACGGGCGACCAAGGCCACAGCTGGCTGATGGACACCGAATACCCGATGATCCGCTTCCTGGAGGCGAACGGCTACGACGTCAGCTACATGAGCGGCCTGGACACGGCGACGCGCGGCACCCTGCTGCTCAACCACAAGATGTTCATGTCCTCCGGACACGATGAGTACTGGAGCGGAACACAGCGAACCAACGTGGAGGCCGCCCGGAACGCAGGAGTCAACCTGGCCTTCTTCAGCGGCAACGAAGCGTTCTGGCGCACCCGCTGGGAGGCCTCGATCGATGGCAGCCAGACCTCCGGCCGCACACTGGTCTCATACAAGGACACCCACTACAACACGCCCGTAGACCCCGTTGAATGGACCGGTACCTGGCGCGACCCGCGCTTCGGCACCTCAACCGGTGGCGGGAACCCGGAGAACTCGCTGACCGGCCAGTTCTTCCTGGTCAATTCCGGCTCCGCGGACATCAAGGTCCCCGCCCAGTACGCGGGGATGCGGCTGTGGCGCAACACTGCGGCCGCCAAACTGACGGGAACGCAGTCACTCACCCTCGGAAGCGGCCTGGACACGCTGGGTTACGAGTGGGACATCGACGCCGACAACGGTTTCCGGCCCGCCGGCGCGTTCAAATTGTCCGCCACCACCGTTTCCGTCCCCGAGGCGTTCACGGACTATGGCAGCAGCACTGCCGCGTCCAGCCAAACACACAACCTGATCATGTACCGCGCTCCCAGCGGCGCGCTTGTCTTTGGCGCAGGCACAGTCCAATGGGCCTACGGCCTGGACAACTTCACCATTCCCACCAGCACGCCCGACAAGAACATGCAGCAGGCCACCGTCAACCTGTTCGCCGACATGGGTGTCCAGCCGACCACCCTGATGACGGGACTGGTGGCCGCGTCAAAGTCCACCGACACCACCAGCCCCGTTTCGACCATCACATCGGGCCTGAACGGCCAGACCCTGGCCGACGGTTCCGGCGTCACCATCTCGGGAACGGCGTCCGACGCCGGCGGGGTGGTTGCCGGCGTCGAAGTATCCACCGACGGTGGAACCACATGGCACCCGGCAACCGGTACCACCAACTGGTCCTACACCTGGACAGTCCACGGCAGCCCGGCAGTGGCCGTGAAGACCCGTGCCACGGATGATTCAGGGAATATCGAGGTGCCGGGGTCCGGGGCGTCGGTCAACGTCTCGTGCCCGTGCTCCATCTTCGGGTCCAGCATGATCCCCGACACGCCGGATTCCGGTGACGGCGGAAGTGTGGAAGTCGGGATGAAGTTCACCGCCCAGACCGCTGGAACCGTCACCGGCGTCTCCTTCTACAAGTCAAGCCTCAACAAGGGAACGCACGTTGGCAGTTTGTGGACATCGGGTGGAACCCGGCTGGCCTCGGCAACGTTCACCGGCGAGACGGCAACAGGCTGGCAAACGGTCAACTTCGCCACACCCGTGGCCATCACGGCAAACACCACGTATGTGGTCTCCTACTTCGCTCCCCAGGGACACTATGCGCAGGCGGCCGGCTTCATGTATCCAAACCCGTCGCCCATGCCGGCCGGGCACTCGTCCCTGGACAGCGGCGTGCTGCACGGGCTGAGGAACACGCCCAGCTCGGGCAACGGCGTCTATACCTACGGGGCCAGCAGCGTATTCCCCCAGTCCTCGTACAACGCCGAGAACTACTGGGTGGACGTCAAGTTCGTTCCGTCGGCATCAGTGCCGCCGGCAGTCTCTTCAACCGACCCTGCCAATGCCGCCACCAACGTGGCCATCACCAAAGCGCCGTCAGCCACCTTTAACCAGGCCGTCACGGCCGGCAGCATCACGTTTACGCTGAAGAATCCGGACAACACTGCAGTGGCAGGCAGCGCCGCCTACAGCTCAGGCACCGTCACTTTCACCCCCTCTGCCGCGCTGGCCTACAACACCACGTACACGGCGACCGTCAGCGGTGCAACCAATGCGGCCGGGCAAACAATGGCCAGTCCCTACAGCTGGACGTTCACCACCGGGGCACCGCCTCCCGCTCCGGCCGTCAGCAGCACATCGCCGGCAAACCAGGCCACCGGAGTGCCCATCTCCGCGACCCCGGCAGCGACCTTCAACCAGGCAGTGGTGCCCACCTCGGTGGTCTTCAGCGTGCTGGATCCGTCCCGGAACACGGTGCCGGGGACAACCAACTACAACTCCGCAACCAACACCTCCACCTTTGTGCCCGGCAGCCCGCTCGCGTACAACACCACGTACACGGCAACTGTCAGCGGTGCCACAAACAGTTCCGGCCAAGCGATGGCAAGCCCCTACACCTGGACGTTTACCACCGCAACCGCACCCGTTCCGCCCGCAGTGACGTCAACGCTGCCGGCAGACAAGGCGACGGCGATTGGCGTGAACACGGCACCAAGCGCCACGTTCAACCAGGTGGTCACCGCCAGCAGCATTACCTTCACCTTGCAGGCCGGAACTACAAATGTGACGGGTACCAGCAGCTACTCAGGTAACACCGTGACGTTCACGCCGGGCTCCGCCCTGTCCTACAACACCACGTACACGGCGACCGTCAGCGGGGCGACAAATGCGGCGGGCCAGGCAATGACCGCGCCCTACAGCTGGACCTTCACCACAGTGGCCCAGCCCACGGCCAATTGCCCATGCAGCGTATTTGCCTCGAATGCACTGCCCGGAACGATTGACCAGCCGGACGGATCTTCGGTTGAACTCGGGATGAAATTCCGCTCGGACATTGCCGGAAACGTCACCGGTGTCCGGTTCTACAAGAGTTCCCAGAACACCGGGACGCATACCGGAAAGCTGTGGACAAGCGGAGGGCAGTTGCTGGCCAGCGTGACCTTTACCGGAGAGTCGGGGTCCGGCTGGCAGCAGGCAAACTTCTCCACACCGGTGGCCATCCAGGCCAACACGACCTACATCGTTTCGTACTACGCACCCAACGGTCACTACTCGGCAGACGGAGCGTTCTTTACGAAGAGCGTGGACAACTATCCGCTTCATGGCCTGGCCAGCGGGGTGGACGGACTCAACGGCGTGTACCGGTACGGCACGTCCGCGTTCCCTTCCAGCAGCTACAACAACGCCAACTACTGGGTTGATGTGGTGCTGAACGGGTCCTCGTCGGTCAGTGTTCCCACGGTGTCGTCCACCTCGCCGGCCGCCGGTGCCACCAACGTCGCCACCACCACCACGGTGAAGGCGACGTACGACAGGGCAGTTGACCCAAGCACCGTGGTCTTCAACGTCAAGGACGCTGCCAACACCAACGTGCCGGGCACCCTCAGCTATGACACGTTGACCAACACCTCGGTGTTCACCCCCGCCGCCGCGCTGGCCTACAGCACAACATTCACGGCCACGGTATCCGGAGCCACCGGAAGCAACGGACAGGCCATGGCATCGCCGTACACCTGGTCGTTCACGACAGCCCCGCAACCAACGGCCGGCTGCCCCTGCAGCGTCTTCGCACCCACCGCGGTTCCATCCACCGTCACCGCCCAGGACAACTCATCGGTGGAACTGGGCATGAAGTTCACCTCTGACACCAACGCCACCGTCACGGCGGTCCGTTTCTACAAGGGACCGCAGAACACGGGTACGCACGTTGGCAAGCTCTGGACCTCAGGCGGCCAGCTGCTGGGATCGGTAACGTTCACCAACGAGGGCGCCTCGGGATGGCAGCGGGCAACGTTCGCGACGCCAATTCCGATCAGCGCCAATACGGTCTACGTGGTTTCGTACCTGGCGCCCAATGGGTATTACTCGGCGGACGGCGCATTCTTCGCCGGCAAGTCAGCGGACAGTGGCATCCTCCACGGTTTGGCGGACGGTACCAGCGGTCCTAATGGCGTCTATGCCTACGGCGCAGGAGGGTTCCCCGGCAACACCTGGAACGCCACCAACTACTGGGTGGATGTGGAAGTCACCACTCCCTAG
- a CDS encoding M18 family aminopeptidase, producing MPLTSSAADHIQDLGAYVSASPSSFHAAHEGGRRLEEAGFLRLDELQPWEGGPGSFFMIRDGALIAWVVPEGAGPATGFNILGAHTDSPSFKLKPKPTTGAHGWLQAGVEIYGGPLLNSWLDRELRLAGRLVMLDGTEHLAATGPLLRFPQLAIHLDRAVNEGLALDKQRHMNPVWGLGNPTDSDLLGVLAASVAGASVDPADIGGYDVVIADTQAPAVFGGKGEFFASGRLDNLSATHAGLAALIAHAGSGTAGGPIAVLAAFDHEEIGSNSRSGACGPILEDVLVRISDGLGATVSQRRQALAASFCLSADAGHAVHPNYAERHDPANHPVLNGGPLLKINANQRYATDALGAAFWARLCGEAGVPYQEFVSNNVVPCGSTIGPLTATRLGIRTVDVGVPLLSMHSARELCGVEDPLRLAAVSELFFRTPA from the coding sequence ATGCCTTTGACTTCCTCTGCCGCAGACCACATCCAGGACCTTGGCGCCTATGTCAGCGCATCGCCGTCGAGCTTTCACGCCGCCCACGAGGGCGGCCGGCGGCTGGAGGAAGCCGGCTTCCTCCGCCTGGACGAGCTGCAGCCGTGGGAGGGCGGGCCCGGCTCCTTCTTCATGATCCGCGACGGCGCTCTGATCGCCTGGGTGGTTCCCGAAGGAGCCGGACCTGCCACCGGCTTCAACATCCTGGGGGCGCACACCGATTCGCCGTCCTTCAAACTCAAACCGAAGCCCACCACCGGCGCCCACGGCTGGCTCCAGGCCGGGGTGGAGATCTACGGCGGCCCCCTGCTCAACTCCTGGCTGGACCGTGAGCTGCGGCTCGCGGGCCGGCTGGTGATGCTCGACGGCACGGAGCACCTGGCCGCCACCGGACCGCTGCTCCGCTTCCCGCAGCTGGCCATCCACCTGGACCGGGCTGTGAACGAAGGGCTCGCACTGGACAAACAGCGCCACATGAACCCGGTGTGGGGGCTGGGAAATCCCACGGACTCGGACCTGCTGGGCGTCCTGGCCGCATCGGTTGCCGGTGCCTCCGTCGATCCGGCGGACATTGGCGGGTACGACGTCGTCATTGCGGACACACAGGCGCCTGCGGTTTTCGGGGGCAAGGGGGAGTTCTTCGCATCAGGGCGGTTGGACAACCTTTCGGCCACGCACGCGGGGCTGGCGGCCCTGATTGCCCATGCGGGGTCCGGCACGGCCGGCGGACCGATTGCGGTCCTCGCCGCGTTCGACCATGAGGAAATCGGCTCCAACTCGCGCTCCGGTGCCTGCGGGCCCATCCTTGAGGACGTGCTGGTGCGCATCTCGGACGGCCTTGGCGCAACGGTGAGCCAGCGGCGCCAGGCCCTGGCGGCGTCGTTCTGCCTCTCAGCCGACGCCGGGCATGCGGTCCACCCCAACTACGCCGAGCGGCACGATCCCGCCAACCATCCTGTCCTCAACGGGGGACCGCTCCTGAAGATTAACGCCAACCAGCGCTACGCCACTGACGCGTTGGGCGCGGCGTTCTGGGCCCGGCTCTGCGGCGAAGCGGGCGTGCCCTACCAGGAATTCGTCTCCAATAATGTGGTGCCCTGCGGTTCCACCATCGGACCGCTCACGGCCACGCGGCTGGGGATACGGACCGTGGACGTGGGCGTGCCGCTGCTGTCCATGCATTCCGCACGCGAGCTGTGCGGAGTGGAGGATCCCCTCCGTCTTGCCGCCGTCTCGGAACTGTTCTTCCGGACGCCGGCATAG